From one Leifsonia sp. Root1293 genomic stretch:
- a CDS encoding MFS transporter produces MSQTTPPDSKVTSPVRSRRELVAWRNAVFAIFFLSGLSIASWVARIPAVRDDTGLTLGGIGLVIFGMSAGSVLGLIAAPWFLARVGARRGMVSALFLVAIGVIIVGLGSTVLASPAVIFLGMAMFGFGNGACDVMMNVEGALAERENGRTLMPLMHAFFSFGTVAGAGIGALASGLAVPVAWHLLVIAALIIGAALWTIRFIPIRESAGDSRAGQPREPWRERMRHSLAAWSDVRLIFIGVIMLGMSFAEGSANDWLALATVDGHGYDNTTGALVFGLFVTAMTVSRVVGGPLLDRFGRVPVLRVCAALGVLGLLAFIYGTETWMLLTGVVLWGFGCALGFPVGMSAAADVDDDEAAAARVSAVAIIGYCAFLAGPPLLGFLGQHFGILNALLVLLVLMVLAGLAAPAAKERAKVSA; encoded by the coding sequence ATGTCGCAGACCACTCCCCCTGACAGCAAAGTCACCTCCCCCGTGCGCTCGCGCCGTGAGCTGGTCGCCTGGCGCAATGCCGTCTTCGCCATCTTCTTCCTGAGCGGCCTCTCGATCGCCAGCTGGGTCGCACGCATCCCGGCCGTGCGCGACGACACCGGCCTCACCCTCGGCGGAATCGGCCTCGTGATCTTCGGCATGTCGGCCGGCTCGGTGCTCGGCCTCATCGCCGCGCCGTGGTTCCTCGCTCGGGTGGGGGCGCGCCGCGGCATGGTCTCGGCGCTCTTCCTGGTGGCCATCGGCGTCATCATCGTAGGTCTCGGCAGCACCGTGCTGGCATCGCCGGCGGTCATCTTCCTGGGCATGGCGATGTTCGGCTTCGGCAACGGAGCCTGCGACGTGATGATGAACGTCGAGGGGGCACTCGCCGAGCGCGAGAACGGGCGCACCCTGATGCCGCTCATGCACGCCTTCTTCAGCTTCGGCACTGTCGCGGGGGCCGGTATCGGCGCGCTCGCCTCTGGTCTGGCCGTTCCCGTGGCCTGGCACCTGCTCGTGATCGCGGCGCTCATCATCGGCGCCGCCCTCTGGACGATCAGGTTCATCCCCATACGCGAGTCGGCCGGAGACTCCCGCGCCGGACAGCCCCGGGAACCGTGGCGCGAGCGCATGCGCCACTCGCTGGCGGCGTGGAGCGACGTGCGCCTCATCTTCATCGGCGTGATCATGCTCGGCATGTCGTTCGCCGAGGGCAGCGCCAACGACTGGCTGGCTCTCGCCACTGTCGACGGGCACGGCTACGACAACACGACGGGCGCTCTCGTGTTCGGCCTGTTCGTGACGGCCATGACGGTGAGCCGAGTCGTCGGAGGCCCTCTGCTCGACAGGTTCGGGCGGGTTCCGGTGCTGCGGGTCTGCGCCGCCCTGGGCGTGCTCGGCCTCCTCGCCTTCATCTACGGCACCGAGACCTGGATGCTGCTCACCGGCGTCGTGCTCTGGGGCTTCGGATGCGCGCTCGGCTTCCCCGTCGGCATGTCGGCAGCGGCCGACGTCGACGACGACGAGGCCGCTGCCGCCCGAGTGAGCGCCGTCGCGATCATCGGCTACTGCGCCTTCCTCGCCGGCCCGCCGCTGCTGGGCTTCCTGGGCCAGCACTTCGGCATCCTGAACGCCCTGCTCGTGCTCCTCGTGCTCATGGTGCTGGCGGGCCTCGCAGCTCCGGCCGCGAAAGAACGCGCGAAGGTCAGCGCCTGA